AACCACGTCTTCCTGATGGATTTTCAGGACGAACTGGAGCAGTTCTATGCCCGCTACCACGTTGAGCTTATCCGTGCGCCGGAAGGGTTCTTTTACCTGCGCCCGCGCTCAACTACCCTTATCCCGCGCTCGGTGTTGTCCGAGCTGGATATGATGGTGGGGAAAGTGCTCTGCTATCTCTACCTCAGCCCGGAGCGGCTGGCACACGAGGGCATTTTCAGCCAGCAAGAGTTGTATGAAGAGCTCGTCAGTCTGGCTGATGAAAACAAACTGCTGAAACTGGTCAATCAGCGTTCCACCGGCTCAGATCTTGACCGGCAGAAACTGCACGAAAAAGTACGCACCTCACTTAACCGGCTGCGCCGCCTTGGCATGATCTACTTCATGGGGGCAGACAGCAGTAAGTTTCGCATTACCGAAGCGGTGTTTCGCTTTGGTGCCGATGTCCGCAGTGGCGATGACCCACGCGAAGCCCAGTTGCGCATGATCCGCGATGGCGAAGCCATGCCGGTGGATAGCCGCCTGTCGCTGGATGACGGTGACGATAATGCCCAGGGTGATGAGCCACGAGTTGAGGATGAACAGGAATGATTGAACGCGGAAAATTTCGCTCGCTGACGTTGGTCAACTGGAACGGCTTTTTTGCCCGCACCTTTGATCTGGATGAACTGGTGACGACGTTATCCGGCGGCAATGGCGCGGGTAAGTCCACCACCATGGCTGCGTTTATTACGGCGCTTATCCCTGATCTCACCCTGCTGCACTTCCGTAATACCACCGAAGCCGGAGCCACCAG
This sequence is a window from Dickeya aquatica. Protein-coding genes within it:
- the mukE gene encoding chromosome partition protein MukE; the encoded protein is MSSINIDQTVSTRLVSALSSPLFPALDSQLRAGRHVGVEELENHVFLMDFQDELEQFYARYHVELIRAPEGFFYLRPRSTTLIPRSVLSELDMMVGKVLCYLYLSPERLAHEGIFSQQELYEELVSLADENKLLKLVNQRSTGSDLDRQKLHEKVRTSLNRLRRLGMIYFMGADSSKFRITEAVFRFGADVRSGDDPREAQLRMIRDGEAMPVDSRLSLDDGDDNAQGDEPRVEDEQE